A window of the Bradyrhizobium ottawaense genome harbors these coding sequences:
- a CDS encoding LpxA family transferase, whose translation MIEAHIAGFRSSALGEFSGSMPWELTLGSIGIVERLLSGLREGYDVRDSVATHRTSAIENGAIIKGPAVIGPDCFIAAGAYVRGGCWLEANCILGPGVELKSSFVFNGSKLAHFNFVGDSLLGCGVNLEAGSIIANYRNERAGPAISFFYNGKRFDTGVEKFGALVGDHTRIGANAVVAPGAVLAPATIVKRLSLIDQGIAEA comes from the coding sequence GTGATCGAGGCGCACATCGCCGGATTTCGTTCATCCGCGCTGGGAGAGTTCTCTGGCAGCATGCCATGGGAGCTGACGCTCGGCTCGATCGGAATCGTCGAGCGGCTTCTGAGCGGATTGCGTGAGGGGTACGACGTCAGGGATAGCGTTGCCACACACCGCACGTCAGCCATAGAGAACGGGGCGATCATCAAGGGCCCGGCCGTCATTGGACCGGATTGCTTCATCGCGGCAGGCGCTTACGTACGTGGCGGCTGCTGGTTGGAGGCTAACTGCATTCTGGGACCCGGAGTCGAGCTGAAGTCTTCGTTTGTATTTAATGGGTCAAAGCTTGCTCATTTCAATTTCGTCGGAGACAGTCTTCTCGGTTGCGGCGTCAATCTTGAGGCAGGGTCGATCATCGCAAATTACCGAAACGAACGGGCCGGTCCGGCGATTTCGTTCTTCTACAATGGCAAACGGTTTGACACCGGCGTGGAAAAATTTGGCGCCTTGGTTGGCGACCATACAAGGATCGGCGCTAACGCGGTCGTCGCCCCAGGCGCAGTTCTGGCACCGGCAACGATCGTGAAACGCCTGTCGCTGATCGATCAGGGAATCGCTGAGGCCTGA
- a CDS encoding uracil-DNA glycosylase, giving the protein MANAINTPAQPDRNCPLCPRLVDFRAQARALHPDWFNSPVPAFGDAKARLLIVGLAPGMQGANRTGRPFTGDYAGDLLYATLLEYGFAKGVYQARPDDGLKLVDCRIGNAVHCVPPQNKPMPIEINTCRQFLIARMAEMPKLQAIVALGRIAHDSTLKALGLRNAAAPFAHGAVHEAGRLRLYDTYHCSRYNTNTRVLTPEMFRNVFAKVRADLG; this is encoded by the coding sequence TTGGCTAACGCGATCAACACTCCCGCACAACCGGACCGCAATTGCCCGCTGTGTCCGCGGCTCGTCGACTTTCGCGCGCAAGCCAGGGCGCTCCATCCCGACTGGTTCAATTCCCCGGTGCCGGCATTCGGCGACGCCAAAGCCCGGCTGCTGATCGTCGGCCTTGCGCCGGGCATGCAGGGCGCCAATCGCACCGGACGACCCTTCACCGGCGACTACGCCGGCGACCTGCTCTATGCAACCTTGCTGGAATATGGCTTTGCCAAGGGCGTCTATCAGGCGCGGCCTGACGACGGGCTCAAGCTGGTCGACTGCCGGATCGGCAACGCCGTGCACTGCGTGCCGCCACAGAACAAGCCGATGCCGATCGAGATCAACACCTGCCGGCAATTCCTGATCGCCAGGATGGCCGAGATGCCGAAACTTCAGGCCATCGTCGCACTCGGCCGGATCGCCCATGACTCGACGTTGAAGGCGCTGGGCCTGCGCAATGCAGCGGCGCCGTTCGCGCACGGCGCGGTGCACGAGGCCGGTCGTCTCCGGCTCTACGACACCTATCATTGCTCGCGCTACAACACCAACACGCGGGTGCTGACGCCGGAGATGTTTCGCAACGTGTTTGCGAAAGTGCGCGCGGACCTGGGGTGA
- a CDS encoding NYN domain-containing protein: protein MSSVSNKIALFIDGANLYATAKTLGFDIDYKRLLKEFQSRGTLVRAFYYTAIIEDQEYSSIRPLIDWLDYNGYTVVTKATKEFIDASGRRKVKGNMDIELAVDAMELAEHVDQIVLFSGDGDFRSLVEAVQRRGVRVTVVSTISSQPPMIADELRRQADVFTDLVELQSKLGRDPSERPAPREPRHHAPQFLQRATTMAPRGTEDEEFDD from the coding sequence ATGTCATCAGTTTCCAACAAGATCGCGCTCTTCATCGATGGCGCCAACCTCTATGCAACCGCCAAGACGCTCGGCTTCGACATCGATTACAAGCGCCTTCTCAAGGAATTCCAGAGCCGCGGCACGCTGGTGCGCGCATTCTACTACACCGCGATCATCGAGGATCAGGAATATTCGTCGATCCGTCCCCTGATCGACTGGCTCGACTACAACGGCTACACCGTCGTCACCAAGGCGACCAAGGAATTCATCGACGCAAGCGGCCGCCGCAAGGTGAAGGGCAATATGGACATCGAACTCGCGGTCGATGCCATGGAGCTCGCCGAACATGTCGACCAGATCGTGCTGTTCTCGGGTGACGGCGATTTCCGCTCGCTGGTCGAAGCCGTGCAGCGGCGCGGCGTTCGCGTCACCGTGGTTTCGACGATTTCAAGCCAGCCGCCGATGATCGCCGACGAACTGCGGCGCCAGGCCGACGTCTTCACCGATCTCGTCGAACTGCAGTCCAAGCTCGGCCGCGATCCTTCCGAACGCCCCGCCCCGCGCGAGCCGCGTCATCACGCCCCGCAATTCCTGCAGCGTGCGACCACCATGGCGCCCCGCGGCACCGAGGACGAAGAATTCGACGATTGA
- the rpoZ gene encoding DNA-directed RNA polymerase subunit omega → MARVTVEDCIDKVDNRFDLVLLAAHRARMISSGSQLTVDRDNDKNPVVSLREIADSTISPEDLREELVHSLQKFVEVDEPEPDTVPLIGSAGASVDADDTEVAVERMTEEELLKGLEGLAPPEEQPEEDE, encoded by the coding sequence ATGGCGCGCGTCACCGTGGAAGATTGCATTGATAAGGTCGACAACCGGTTCGACCTCGTGCTGCTGGCAGCTCACCGTGCCCGCATGATTTCGTCGGGTTCGCAACTCACGGTTGATCGCGACAATGATAAGAACCCCGTGGTTTCGCTGCGGGAAATCGCCGATTCCACCATCTCGCCGGAAGACCTGCGGGAAGAACTGGTTCATTCCCTGCAGAAGTTCGTTGAGGTCGACGAGCCGGAGCCCGACACCGTGCCCTTGATCGGCTCGGCCGGCGCCAGCGTCGATGCCGACGACACCGAAGTCGCGGTCGAGCGGATGACCGAGGAAGAGCTCCTGAAGGGTCTCGAGGGCCTGGCTCCGCCGGAAGAGCAGCCCGAAGAGGACGAATAA